Proteins found in one Triticum urartu cultivar G1812 chromosome 4, Tu2.1, whole genome shotgun sequence genomic segment:
- the LOC125554546 gene encoding uncharacterized protein LOC125554546 — protein sequence MVWLLDDHWDKQHRSYAMAVEQRELAPLKLRSHGVTLGWMRYDERYTTYVRKTGLLPFIHMPPEPAAENKKKERVAAGATFTWITEHFGTCPPEADEDTVKTYARVYMWYVISRTMFADGTGKNAPWMWLKALTVFDSKWSWGSATLAYLYRQLDEACCRSSGGIGGCLLALSIWSWERLPVGRPKKVKYDDWDDKGDLRLPTWAYKWDVINETTDDPSVMYKSYQSELDAITPEQAHPPEWEDTDKLLHNNYLTWFLASTRVEVCKPAYAEEILEEPTVFDEVAQHQYNALVRKGNSVIPSAPMMNFVVDDDMTLGTYQARSAYMLKPRKGINKYTPEDFTERGKRTVGTSRMAALDDYLDDDVNDVEEPEPERERVPLPRKVKKLASKRGGAAKKRSRN from the exons ATGGTTTGGCTTCTCGATGATCACTGGGACAAACAACACCGGTCGTACGCTATGGCGGTGGAGCAGCGG GAGCTTGCACCTTTGAAGCTTCGTTCTCACggggtcacccttgggtggaTGCGCTATGATGAGCGATACACAACGTATGTAAGGAAGACAGGACTTCTCCCTTTCATTCATATG CCTCCGGAACCAGCAGCAGAAAACAAGAAGAAGGAAAGAGTCGCAGCCGGTGCTACTTTCACGTGGATTACTGAGCACTTTGGTACTTGCCCACCGGAAGCTGATGAGGACACGGTCAAGACATATGCTCGTGTCTACATGTGGTATGTGATATCCAGGACTATGTTTGCTGATGGCACAGGCAAGAATGCTCCATGGATGTGGCTGAAGGCATTGACCGTCTTCGATAGCAAATGGAGTTGGGGTTCGGCGACACTGGCTTACTTGTATAGACAG TTGGACGAAGCCTGTTGTAGGTCATCTGGAGGTATTGGTGGTTGTTTGCTCGCACTTTCCATATGGAGCTGGGAGCGTTTGCCGGTTGGACGTCCGAAGAAGGTGAAGTACGATGATTGGGACGACAAAGGCGACCTACGGCTACCCACTTGGGCTTACAAGTGGGATGTGATAAATGAGACGACAGATGATCCCTCGGTCATGTACAAGTCGTACCAGAGCGAGCTTGACGCGATCACGCCTGAGCAG GCACATCCGCCGGAGTGGGAGGACACGGACAAGTTGCTACA CAACAACTATCTCACATGGTTTCTTGCAAGTACCCGTGTGGAGGTATGCAAGCCGGCGTATGCTGAGGAGATTTTGGAAGAACCCACTGTTTTTGATGAGGTAGCCCAACACCAGTACAACGCATTAGTCAGGAAAGGCAACTCAGTGATCCCTTCAGCTCCAATGATGAACTTT GTTGTTGATGATGATATGACCTTGGGGACGTACCAGGCTAGGTCTGCATACATGCTAAAGCCTAGGAAGGGAATCAACAAGTACACACCTGAAGACTTCACCGAAAGAGGCAAAAGGACGGTCGGCACCTCGCGGATGGCGGCTTTGGATGACTATTTGGATGACGATGTCAATGACGTGGAGGAACCGGAGCCGGAGCGGGAGCGTGTTCCTCTTCCTAGGAAGGTGAAGAAGTTAGCCAGCAAGAGGGGGGGAGCAGCCAAAAAGCGCTCAAGGAACTAG